Proteins from one Impatiens glandulifera chromosome 2, dImpGla2.1, whole genome shotgun sequence genomic window:
- the LOC124928146 gene encoding inactive protein tyrosine kinase pTKL-like, with translation MAHGGYGKRTFDGRKPAAGSIQQHSKGLGVDKKSKPNVKGKGKTKPRSASFKNQIRSVERLLQKDIPPEIREAQMKKLEELKKQQDTQSQLSVDIQQKKKKLSADNKIFLRYKMVRFFERRKIDRKIKRLEKSQLDSSDPSHGAMIAEQLRSLKEDLEYVRFFPKTEKYVSLFMGGDNTDIVKKINILREQIKANIAAAAASGKNLEETGGEDDGILDVSDDDFFLNGNSSDEADADADELKIKSTRVQTSNSSRKPAASGLSNGKRNHKQISAQAKMPLPRPTSSSFSNSARSVKPPPRPTSSSFSNSARAVKPPPRPTSSSFSNSAQVRVLPSLPTPSSFSNSAQARLPPSLPTPSSFSNSAHGNSNFGGFTSKKPVVHRAEFSAPSYTSNAWNGPSFGNRAASDVGTVGLSSNVSSSSEIRKPRRKRRAKKKKQEN, from the exons ATGGCGCACGGCGGCTATGGAAAGCGCACATTCGACGGACGTAAACCGGCAGCAGGCAGTATTCAGCAGCACTCCAAAGGATTAGGCGTTGATAAGAAGTCCAAACCCAATGTCAAGGGCAAGGGAAAGACCAAACCTAGATCCGCCTCTTTCAAAAACCAGATTCGTTCGGTTGAGAGATTGCTTCAGAAG GATATCCCGCCTGAAATTAGAGAAGCTCAAATGAAGAAGCTAGAAGAATTGAAGAAACAGCAAGATACTCAAAGCCAATTATCTGTTGATATTcagcaaaaaaagaaaaaactctCTGCTGATAACAAAATATTCTTGCGGTACAAGATGGTTAGGTTTTTCG AGAGGAGGAAGATTGATCGAAAAATAAAGCGTCTAGAGAAGTCACAACTTGATTCATCTGATCCATCACATGGGGCAATGATTGCAGAGCAACTTCGTAGCCTTAAGGAAGATCTGGAATATGTTAGG TTCTTTCCCAAGACAGAGAAGTATGTTTCGTTATTCATGGGAGGTGATAATACAGACATTGTCAAGAAGATAAATATATTACGTGAGCAGATCAAAGCTAATATAGCAGCAGCTGCTGCTAGTGGGAAGAACCTGGAAG AAACGGGAGGTGAGGATGATGGAATTCTTGATGTGAGTGATGAtgattttttcttaaatggaaattCAAGTGATGAAGCTGATGCCGATGCTGATgagttgaaaataaaaagtacTAG GGTACAAACATCTAATTCATCAAGGAAACCAGCAGCATCCGGATTATCAAATGGCAAAAGGAACCAT AAACAGATTTCTGCTCAAGCCAAGATGCCTCTACCTCGCCCCACCTCCAGTTCTTTCTCGAATTCTGCTCGATCTGTGAAGCCCCCACCTCGCCCCACCTCCAGTTCTTTCTCGAATTCTGCTCGAGCTGTGAAGCCTCCACCTCGACCCACTTCCAGTTCTTTCTCGAATTCTGCTCAAGTCAGGGTGCTTCCATCTCTCCCCACCCCCAGCTCTTTCTCAAATTCTGCTCAAGCCAGGCTGCCTCCATCTCTCCCCACCCCCAGCTCTTTCTCGAATTCTGCTCATGGAAATTCGAACTTTGGAGGTTTTACAAGTAAGAAACCCGTTGTACACAGAGCCGAATTTTCTGCACCAAGCTACACATCCAACGCCTGGAATGGACCATCATTTGGAAATAGGGCAGCTTCAGATGTTGGGACAGTAGGGCTGAGCAGTAATGTTAGCTCCAGTTCTGAAATTAGAAAACCACGGAGAAAAAGAAGggcaaagaagaaaaaacag GAAAATTAA
- the LOC124926505 gene encoding serine/threonine receptor-like kinase NFP: MKEVRKLKMEHTSIFSILTIIIVFSDLHFLNTEAQLPSNTTGYTCKPDPTTYPCQTYVFYRAISPNLLDLASIGDLFAVSRLSIAESSNISSPSTPLISDQSLFVPITCSCTTVNSSVSLSYANLSYKIQSGDTFYLVSTTLFQNLTTYQSVEAVNPNLIPEQLDIGDVVIFPIFCKCINITQLPKHSYLISYVFRPSDTIDSIASRFGTTPQSIVDINGGNQFQPSETIFVPVFRLPNITQPIYVPPPPPVSIHEDDGTVKGLAIGLGFSGLLLILVICLWSYREMVGRKRDGVKGEEGIIQVGKRVQYNDNKEMEVSLLSDVSDHLDKFRVFKIEELIKATDGFDDRKVIQGSVYQGSIDGMLFAIKRMKWNAYEELKILQKVNHGNLVKLEGFCVDPENANCYLVYEHIENGSLHSWLHGNKKKEKLNWKTKLKIAIDVANGLQYIHEHTQPKVVHKDIKTSNILLDSNMRAKIANFGLAKSGCNAITMHIVGTQGYIAPEYLSDGIVSTKMDVYSFGVVLLELISSREVIDEDGRVIGETVEEILKCGSKEMRETRVKEWIGDWESDYSIESVVNVMTVGLACLSKNPSRRPSMVDVVYALCKSDDNLLFDVSQESLLPRNIIAR; encoded by the exons atgaaagaagtaAGAAAATTGAAAATGGAGCACACTTCCATTTTCTCCATTCTCACTATCATCATcgtcttctccgatcttcattTTCTCAACACAGAAGCTCAACTTCCATCAAACACAACAGGCTATACTTGCAAACCAGATCCCACTACATATCCATGTCAAACATACGTTTTCTACAGAGCCATATCTCCTAATCTCTTAGACCTAGCTTCCATCGGAGATCTCTTCGCCGTTTCCCGTCTCTCCATCGCTGAATCCAGCAACATCTCCTCTCCATCCACACCATTAATCTCAGACCAGTCACTCTTCGTTCCCATCACTTGTTCCTGCACTACCGTCAATTCCTCTGTAAGCCTTTCTTATGCTAACCTATCTTACAAAATCCAATCTGGCGATACTTTTTACTTAGTTTCCACAACACTTTTTCAAAACCTTACAACTTACCAGTCTGTTGAAGCTGTAAACCCTAATTTAATCCCTGAACAACTTGACATTGGAGATGTCGTTATCTTCCCAATCTTCTGTAAGTGTATAAACATCACTCAATTGCCGAAACATTCTTACCTAATTAGCTATGTTTTTCGTCCTTCGGATACAATTGATTCAATTGCTTCCAGATTTGGGACAACACCTCAGTCCATAGTGGATATCAATGGAGGAAACCAGTTTCAGCCTTCTGAAACAATTTTCGTGCCAGTTTTTCGTCTTCCAAATATAACTCAACCTATTTATGTGCCTCCTCCTCCGCCTGTTTCTATTCATGAAGATGATGGGACTGTTAAGGGGTTGGCAATTGGGTTAGGGTTTTCTGGATTGCTGTTAATTCTCGTGATTTGTTTATGGAGTTATAGAGAAATGGTGGGGAGGAAGAGAGATGGGGTGAAAGGTGAAGAGGGAATAATCCAAGTGGGTAAGAGAGTGCAGTATAATGATAATAAGGAGATGGAAGTTAGTTTATTGAGTGATGTTTCAGATCATTTGGATAAGTTTAGAGTGTTCAAGATTGAGGAATTGATCAAAGCAACTGATGGATTTGATGATAGAAAGGTGATTCAGGGATCTGTTTATCAAGGCTCCATTGATGGGATGCTTTTTGCTATAAAGAGGATGAAATGGAATGCTTATGAAGAGTTGAAGATTCTTCAAAAG GTAAATCACGGCAATCTGGTTAAGCTGGAAGGGTTCTGTGTAGATCCCGAGAATGCCAATTGCTACCTTGTCTACGAACACATCGAAAACGGCTCTCTTCACTCATGGTTACATGgcaacaaaaagaaagaaaaattgaatTGGAAGACAAAGCTCAAGATTGCAATCGACGTAGCCAACGGTCTGCAATACATCCACGAGCACACACAACCTAAAGTCGTTCATAAAGACATAAAAACGAGCAACATCCTTCTAGACTCCAACATGAGAGCCAAAATCGCCAATTTCGGTCTAGCAAAATCGGGATGCAACGCCATAACAATGCACATTGTTGGAACTCAAGGCTACATTGCCCCTGAGTACTTATCCGATGGAATCGTCTCCACCAAGATGGACGTTTATTCATTTGGAGTGGTCCTTCTCGAGCTCATCTCGTCTAGGGAAGTTATTGACGAGGATGGGAGGGTGATAGGGGAGACTGTGGAAGAGATTCTAAAGTGTGGAAGTAAAGAGATGAGGGAAACTAGGGTTAAAGAATGGATTGGAGATTGGGAGAGTGATTATTCGATTGAGAGTGTTGTGAATGTGATGACGGTTGGTTTGGCTTGTTTGAGTAAGAATCCGTCGAGAAGGCCTAGTATGGTTGATGTTGTGTATGCTTTGTGTAAGAGTGACGATAACTTGTTATTTGACGTGTCTCAAGAGAGTTTGTTACCACGCAACATTATTGCGAGATAA